A region from the Maridesulfovibrio zosterae DSM 11974 genome encodes:
- a CDS encoding XdhC family aldehyde oxidoreductase maturation factor produces MKNFFGTICTQLKSGNDLILATIVKSSGSTPRSSGSKMIVLRDGSIAGTIGGGLVEALVQKEAANLFDTGNNIVCFKDFDLSNELAANADMICGGFVSVMLEHLPADQETISAFSELEEKLRFGKQTILLSCAIDNSIQERKTLTVGSQIPELTFIKESDVNVLLEKSLKSGTPVLEEANSGLIVAESFTPQPDLFIFGAGHVSRPTAELASSVNFHTVVLDDRADFANTDRFPYAGEIHVLPDFDNCFAGLEVNENSYIIIVTRGHLHDKTVLGQALKTPARYVGMIGSTKKRNAIYDALREEGIAQIEIDRCNCPIGLSIGAQTPEEIAVSIVAELIQKRAG; encoded by the coding sequence ATGAAAAATTTTTTCGGCACTATTTGTACTCAACTTAAATCCGGTAACGATCTTATTTTGGCAACCATTGTCAAGAGTTCAGGCTCTACGCCCCGTTCTTCGGGGAGCAAAATGATTGTTCTACGTGACGGAAGCATAGCAGGAACAATCGGCGGTGGACTTGTTGAAGCTCTGGTCCAAAAAGAAGCTGCCAACCTGTTTGATACAGGTAACAACATTGTCTGCTTCAAAGATTTTGACCTTTCCAATGAGCTTGCTGCAAATGCGGATATGATATGCGGGGGATTTGTTTCAGTCATGCTCGAACATTTACCTGCTGATCAAGAAACCATTTCTGCTTTTTCAGAACTTGAAGAAAAACTGAGATTCGGCAAGCAGACAATTCTGCTATCTTGTGCTATAGATAATTCCATTCAGGAAAGAAAAACACTTACTGTTGGAAGTCAGATTCCAGAACTAACATTTATCAAAGAATCAGATGTGAATGTCTTACTGGAAAAATCTTTGAAATCAGGAACTCCTGTACTTGAAGAAGCAAACTCAGGTTTGATCGTTGCTGAAAGCTTCACTCCACAGCCGGACCTTTTTATTTTCGGAGCAGGGCATGTCTCCCGCCCAACAGCTGAACTGGCATCCTCAGTTAATTTTCACACAGTTGTACTTGATGACCGAGCAGATTTTGCTAATACAGATAGATTTCCTTATGCAGGTGAAATCCATGTTTTACCAGATTTTGATAATTGCTTTGCTGGTCTTGAAGTTAATGAAAACTCATATATTATTATTGTCACCCGGGGACATCTCCACGACAAGACAGTTCTCGGACAGGCCCTTAAAACTCCCGCCCGCTATGTGGGAATGATTGGAAGTACCAAAAAACGTAACGCTATTTACGATGCTTTGAGGGAAGAAGGCATTGCACAGATTGAAATTGATCGCTGCAACTGCCCTATTGGACTGAGTATCGGAGCACAAACACCAGAGGAAATTGCCGTATCCATTGTGGCTGAACTGATTCAGAAACGAGCCGGGTAA